The proteins below are encoded in one region of Micromonospora sp. DSM 45708:
- a CDS encoding carbohydrate ABC transporter permease, which yields MTTATPTVGAGVQAAEPTTRVARVRKRLNSRTATLVSIVLALLWTVPTFGLFVSSFRPENQIKTTGWWTFFRDPQFTLQNYQDVLFSTGSSGQLASYFINSLAITIPSVLFPIAFASLAAYALAWINFRGRDWLYIGIFALQIVPLQMALVPLLRFFSTGVTVAGVQILPAWDLVDEQKFAQVWFAHTCFALPFAVYLLHNFISQLPGDLMEAARVDGATHPKIFRTIVLPLITPALAAIGIFQFLWVWNDLLVALIFAGGGDETAPLTVRLAELAGTKGNEWQRLTAGAFVSIVVPLIVFLSLQRYFVRGLLAGSVKG from the coding sequence ATGACCACCGCCACGCCCACCGTCGGAGCCGGCGTCCAGGCCGCCGAGCCGACCACCCGGGTCGCCCGGGTCCGTAAGCGGCTGAACAGCCGCACCGCCACGCTGGTCTCGATCGTGCTCGCGCTGCTCTGGACGGTCCCGACCTTCGGCCTGTTCGTCTCCTCGTTCCGGCCCGAGAACCAGATCAAGACCACCGGCTGGTGGACGTTCTTCCGCGACCCCCAGTTCACCCTGCAGAACTACCAGGACGTGCTGTTCAGCACCGGATCGTCCGGGCAGCTCGCCAGCTACTTCATCAACTCGCTGGCGATCACCATCCCGTCGGTGCTGTTCCCGATCGCGTTCGCGTCACTGGCCGCGTACGCGCTGGCCTGGATCAACTTCAGGGGCCGGGACTGGCTCTACATCGGGATCTTCGCGTTGCAGATCGTGCCGCTCCAGATGGCCCTGGTGCCGCTGCTGCGGTTCTTCTCCACCGGCGTCACCGTCGCCGGCGTGCAGATCCTCCCCGCGTGGGACCTGGTCGACGAGCAGAAGTTCGCCCAGGTGTGGTTCGCGCACACCTGCTTCGCGCTCCCGTTCGCCGTCTACCTGCTGCACAACTTCATCTCGCAGCTCCCCGGCGACCTGATGGAGGCCGCCCGGGTCGACGGCGCCACCCACCCGAAGATCTTCCGCACCATCGTGCTGCCGCTGATCACCCCGGCGCTGGCGGCGATCGGCATCTTCCAGTTCCTCTGGGTCTGGAACGACCTGCTGGTCGCGCTGATCTTCGCCGGTGGCGGCGACGAGACCGCCCCGCTCACCGTCCGGCTCGCCGAACTGGCCGGCACCAAGGGCAACGAGTGGCAGCGGCTCACGGCCGGCGCGTTCGTGTCGATCGTGGTGCCGCTGATCGTGTTCCTGTCCCTCCAGCGCTACTTCGTGCGGGGCCTGCTCGCCGGCAGCGTCAAAGGTTGA
- a CDS encoding carbohydrate ABC transporter permease, protein MEFDFAAEQPKFLMLMYGLIAFVAVVGGLLLLLDVVPTWFARRREAHLVAATAGGAPLPRRHKPREGVFAFFFLLPTLLLLTIGLVVPAIRTTLLSFMDSGSTDWVGLDNYAWMFAEDSIVRVLLNTLIWVLLVPLVASGFGLIYAVLVDKARFESAAKSLIFLPMAISFVGATIIWKFIYAYRGDDQEQIGLLNQIVVSLGGEPRQWLLDSPLNTFLLIVIMIWIQAGFAMVVLSAAIKAIPADIIEAARLDGTSPWQMFWQITMPSIRPALIVVVVTLSIATLKVFDIVRTATNGNYDTSVIANEMYNQAFRYGENGQGSALAVFLFILVLPLVIYQIRNLRKQREG, encoded by the coding sequence ATGGAGTTCGACTTCGCGGCGGAACAGCCGAAGTTCCTCATGCTGATGTACGGGCTGATCGCTTTCGTCGCGGTGGTGGGCGGGCTGCTCCTGCTCCTCGACGTGGTGCCGACCTGGTTCGCCCGGCGTCGGGAGGCGCACCTGGTCGCGGCCACGGCGGGCGGGGCCCCGCTGCCCCGCCGGCACAAGCCGCGCGAAGGCGTCTTCGCGTTCTTCTTCCTGCTGCCGACGCTGCTGCTGCTGACCATCGGGCTGGTGGTCCCGGCCATCCGCACCACGCTGCTCTCGTTCATGGACTCGGGCAGCACCGACTGGGTGGGGCTGGACAACTACGCCTGGATGTTCGCCGAGGACTCGATCGTCCGGGTCCTGCTCAACACCCTGATCTGGGTGCTCCTGGTGCCGCTGGTCGCCAGCGGGTTCGGCCTGATCTACGCGGTCCTGGTGGACAAGGCCCGGTTCGAGTCGGCGGCCAAGTCGCTGATCTTCCTGCCGATGGCGATCTCGTTCGTGGGCGCCACCATCATCTGGAAGTTCATCTACGCCTACCGGGGCGACGACCAGGAGCAGATCGGGCTGCTCAACCAGATCGTGGTCAGCCTGGGCGGCGAGCCGAGGCAGTGGCTGCTGGACTCGCCGCTGAACACGTTCCTGCTCATCGTGATCATGATCTGGATCCAGGCCGGCTTCGCCATGGTGGTGCTCTCCGCGGCCATCAAGGCCATCCCGGCGGACATCATCGAGGCGGCCCGGCTGGACGGCACCAGCCCGTGGCAGATGTTCTGGCAGATCACCATGCCGAGCATCCGGCCGGCGCTGATCGTGGTGGTGGTGACGCTCTCCATCGCCACGCTCAAGGTCTTCGACATCGTCCGGACCGCGACCAACGGCAACTACGACACCAGCGTGATCGCGAACGAGATGTACAACCAGGCGTTCCGGTACGGCGAGAACGGGCAGGGCTCGGCGCTCGCGGTCTTCCTGTTCATCCTGGTCCTGCCGCTCGTGATCTACCAGATCCGCAACCTGCGTAAGCAGCGGGAGGGCTGA
- a CDS encoding ABC transporter substrate-binding protein, whose amino-acid sequence MAFARSRQALAVTGVLGLALGVAACGTGNDKKSDKAGSAECAAYEKYQGNDGKKVSIYSSIRDIEADRLDQSWKEFEDCTGIDIDHEGSGEFEAQLPVRVDGGNAPDIAFIPQPGLLKRFVDSGKLKPAGGDTKAMAEQNYSPDWLKYSTVNGQFYGAPLGSNVKSFVWYSPKTFKEKGWSVPTTWQELIDLSDKIAASGTKPWCAGIESGDATGWPATDWIEDVLLRTGGPEVYDKWTTHGIPFNDPQVATAVNQAGTILKNEKYVNGGFGGVKSIATTSFQEAGTPITTGKCALHRQASFYANQWPKGTKVAEDGDVFAFYFPAIDPAKGKPVLGGGEFVAAFADRPEVQAVQTYLASGEYANSRAKIGDWVSANKKLDINNVPNPVDKLSVGILQDPKTVFRFDGSDLMPAAVGAGTFWKGMVAWINGKDTTTVLNDIEGSWK is encoded by the coding sequence ATGGCGTTTGCCAGATCGCGCCAGGCTCTCGCGGTCACCGGCGTGCTGGGGCTGGCGCTCGGCGTCGCCGCCTGCGGGACCGGCAACGACAAGAAGAGCGACAAGGCGGGCTCGGCCGAGTGCGCCGCATACGAGAAGTACCAGGGCAACGACGGCAAGAAGGTCTCGATCTACTCCTCGATCCGGGACATCGAGGCGGACCGCCTCGACCAGTCCTGGAAGGAGTTCGAGGACTGCACCGGCATCGACATCGACCACGAGGGCTCCGGCGAGTTCGAGGCCCAGCTCCCCGTCCGGGTGGACGGCGGCAACGCCCCCGACATCGCCTTCATCCCGCAGCCGGGCCTGCTCAAGCGGTTCGTCGACTCGGGCAAGCTGAAGCCGGCCGGCGGCGACACCAAGGCCATGGCCGAGCAGAACTACTCCCCCGACTGGCTGAAGTACAGCACCGTCAACGGCCAGTTCTACGGCGCCCCGCTGGGCTCCAACGTGAAGTCCTTCGTGTGGTACTCGCCGAAGACCTTCAAGGAGAAGGGCTGGTCGGTCCCGACCACCTGGCAGGAGCTGATCGACCTCAGCGACAAGATCGCGGCGAGCGGCACCAAGCCGTGGTGCGCCGGCATCGAGTCCGGTGACGCCACCGGCTGGCCGGCCACCGACTGGATCGAGGACGTCCTGCTCCGCACCGGCGGCCCGGAGGTCTACGACAAGTGGACCACCCACGGCATCCCGTTCAACGACCCGCAGGTCGCCACCGCCGTCAACCAGGCGGGCACCATCCTGAAGAACGAGAAGTACGTCAACGGCGGCTTCGGCGGCGTGAAGAGCATCGCCACCACCTCCTTCCAGGAGGCCGGCACGCCGATCACCACCGGCAAGTGCGCGCTGCACCGCCAGGCGTCCTTCTACGCCAACCAGTGGCCGAAGGGCACCAAGGTGGCCGAGGACGGCGACGTCTTCGCGTTCTACTTCCCGGCCATCGACCCGGCCAAGGGCAAGCCGGTGCTGGGCGGCGGCGAGTTCGTCGCGGCCTTCGCCGACCGGCCCGAGGTCCAGGCGGTGCAGACCTACCTGGCCTCCGGCGAGTACGCCAACAGCCGCGCCAAGATCGGTGACTGGGTGTCCGCGAACAAGAAGCTGGACATCAACAACGTCCCGAACCCGGTGGACAAGCTCTCCGTGGGCATCCTCCAGGACCCCAAGACCGTCTTCCGTTTCGACGGCTCGGACCTGATGCCGGCCGCGGTCGGCGCCGGCACGTTCTGGAAGGGCATGGTGGCCTGGATCAACGGCAAGGACACCACCACCGTCCTGAACGACATCGAGGGCAGCTGGAAGTGA
- a CDS encoding peptidoglycan DD-metalloendopeptidase family protein — protein MRKRWLSLAAGAAVLAATLIPAAPAMAAPTFKVPFPCNQSWSGQTRTNHSPANAIDFNRTDDLGDPVVASAPGTVDVVTNLGDTSYGKYVRINHGGGWTTYYAHLNAFNVSVGQTVGYGRVIGYVGTTGGSTGPHLHYEQRSNGSAVKINFNGAQALYWGTKTYTSDNGCAGADTGAGTVNTAGTALTVRSGPGTGYSAVGTVADGAKVTIYCQTSGTSVTGTYGTSSIWDRIGSGRFISDAYVYTGYDGYIPGVPRC, from the coding sequence ATGCGAAAGCGGTGGCTCAGTCTGGCGGCGGGCGCGGCGGTCCTGGCCGCGACCCTGATCCCGGCGGCGCCGGCGATGGCCGCGCCGACGTTCAAGGTCCCGTTCCCGTGCAACCAGTCCTGGTCCGGCCAGACACGCACCAACCACAGCCCGGCCAACGCGATCGACTTCAACCGCACCGACGACCTCGGCGACCCGGTCGTGGCCAGCGCGCCCGGCACCGTCGACGTGGTGACGAACCTCGGCGACACGAGCTACGGCAAGTACGTCCGGATCAACCACGGCGGCGGCTGGACGACCTACTACGCGCACCTCAACGCGTTCAACGTCTCGGTCGGGCAGACCGTGGGCTACGGCCGGGTGATCGGCTACGTCGGCACCACCGGCGGCTCCACCGGCCCGCACCTGCACTACGAGCAGCGCTCGAACGGCAGCGCCGTGAAGATCAATTTCAACGGCGCGCAGGCCCTCTACTGGGGCACGAAGACCTACACCAGCGACAACGGCTGCGCCGGCGCGGACACCGGCGCCGGCACGGTGAACACCGCCGGCACCGCCCTGACGGTCCGCTCCGGTCCGGGCACCGGCTACAGCGCGGTCGGCACGGTGGCCGACGGGGCCAAGGTGACGATCTACTGCCAGACCAGCGGCACCAGCGTCACCGGCACGTACGGCACCAGCTCGATCTGGGACCGGATCGGCTCCGGCCGGTTCATCTCCGACGCGTACGTCTACACCGGCTACGACGGATACATCCCCGGCGTGCCCCGCTGCTGA
- a CDS encoding TspO/MBR family protein, producing the protein MEMSQRAGRRTAGARRWWALLGFGAATFVAAAVGGLGVRGTSAEYQSLEQPAWAPPSWLFGPVWTVLYALIAIAGWLVWRRVGFGPALWAWCVQLVLNAIWTPLFFGAGRYGLAFAEIVLMWLAIGVTVALFRRVSRPATLLMLPYWAWVTFAAALNLAIWRLNS; encoded by the coding sequence ATGGAGATGTCGCAGCGCGCCGGCCGGCGTACCGCCGGGGCCCGGAGGTGGTGGGCACTGCTCGGTTTCGGCGCCGCCACGTTCGTCGCCGCCGCCGTCGGCGGGCTGGGCGTCCGGGGCACCTCCGCCGAGTACCAGAGCCTGGAACAGCCGGCCTGGGCACCGCCGTCGTGGCTGTTCGGCCCGGTCTGGACGGTGCTCTACGCGCTCATCGCGATCGCCGGCTGGTTGGTCTGGCGCCGGGTCGGGTTCGGTCCCGCGCTCTGGGCCTGGTGCGTCCAACTGGTGCTCAACGCGATCTGGACGCCGCTCTTCTTCGGCGCCGGCCGCTACGGGTTGGCGTTCGCCGAGATCGTGCTGATGTGGCTGGCGATCGGCGTGACCGTGGCGCTGTTCCGGCGGGTGTCCCGGCCGGCGACGCTGCTGATGCTGCCGTACTGGGCGTGGGTCACGTTCGCCGCCGCCCTCAACCTCGCCATCTGGCGGCTGAACTCCTGA
- a CDS encoding GPGG-motif small membrane protein — MELILWILAVVLVVAGILALFRRQILWGIVLIVVGLLVGPGGVSIFNT; from the coding sequence ATGGAGCTGATTCTCTGGATTCTCGCAGTCGTACTCGTGGTCGCCGGAATTCTCGCCCTCTTCCGTCGGCAGATCCTCTGGGGCATCGTCCTCATCGTCGTGGGCCTGCTGGTCGGCCCGGGTGGCGTCAGCATCTTCAACACGTAA
- a CDS encoding nucleotidyltransferase family protein, whose product MAERGDETLVHTLKKVAAVLKQSEIPFALGGSFAVYAHGGHSSDHDVDFLIRGADVDRALEALVEAGFTAERPPEDWLVKVYDEDRMVDLIHRPIETPVTEETFADTIVRPVDAIHMPVLSASQLMVHKLLSFSQHYCDFARALPLARSLREQIDWDRVRKETQHSPYAEAFLVLLDRLDVLPGGVPGGRETP is encoded by the coding sequence ATGGCCGAGCGCGGGGACGAGACCCTGGTGCACACGCTCAAGAAGGTCGCCGCCGTGCTCAAGCAGTCCGAGATCCCGTTCGCGCTGGGCGGCAGCTTCGCGGTGTACGCCCACGGCGGCCACTCCAGCGACCACGACGTCGACTTCCTGATCCGTGGGGCGGACGTCGACCGGGCGCTGGAGGCGCTGGTCGAGGCCGGCTTCACCGCCGAGCGCCCGCCGGAGGACTGGCTGGTCAAGGTCTACGACGAGGACCGGATGGTGGACCTGATCCACCGGCCGATCGAGACCCCGGTGACCGAGGAGACGTTCGCCGACACCATCGTGCGGCCGGTCGACGCGATCCACATGCCGGTGCTCTCGGCCAGTCAGCTCATGGTGCACAAGCTGCTGAGCTTCTCCCAGCACTACTGCGACTTCGCCCGCGCCCTGCCGCTCGCCCGCTCGCTGCGGGAACAGATCGACTGGGACCGGGTACGCAAGGAAACGCAGCACTCGCCGTACGCGGAGGCGTTCCTGGTGCTGCTCGACCGGCTGGACGTGCTGCCCGGCGGCGTGCCCGGCGGAAGGGAGACCCCGTGA
- a CDS encoding dTMP kinase — MRQNVGGEHLSDNLGEVASSLRTRRGGARLRAVALIGIDGSGKTTQAHRLAEALTAAGHRATYHRNAGGRRWLGRLAQRIGRPDAQRLVGRDGLLAVESVLRWLAIALALLSCLVTGRMAVMDRWSACQYASIRAHGGQRWERLARAGYRLFPPPRVTILLTVDPAEAYRRIERRGTDHESMRWLVAADAAYRALPEYAGFVVVDGSGSPEEVSRRIRAHLSEWLPDDPPAVAGPPSDGTPRPGGGTPPGDDARRDGDAGPSGGAGRDGPVPAQARP, encoded by the coding sequence ATGCGACAAAATGTCGGTGGCGAGCACCTGTCGGATAACCTCGGGGAGGTGGCCAGCTCACTGCGGACGCGGCGCGGCGGGGCCCGCCTGCGCGCCGTCGCCCTGATCGGTATCGACGGTTCCGGCAAGACCACCCAGGCCCACCGGCTCGCCGAGGCGCTGACCGCCGCCGGCCACCGGGCCACCTACCACCGCAACGCCGGCGGTCGACGCTGGCTCGGCCGGCTCGCCCAGCGGATCGGCCGGCCGGACGCGCAACGCCTCGTCGGGCGCGACGGCCTGCTCGCGGTCGAGTCCGTCCTGCGGTGGCTGGCCATCGCGCTCGCGCTGCTGAGCTGCCTGGTGACCGGCCGGATGGCGGTGATGGACCGCTGGTCCGCCTGCCAGTACGCCAGCATCCGGGCGCACGGTGGGCAGCGCTGGGAACGGCTGGCCCGGGCCGGCTACCGGCTCTTCCCGCCGCCCCGGGTCACCATCCTGCTGACCGTGGACCCGGCCGAGGCGTACCGGCGGATCGAGCGGCGCGGCACCGACCACGAGAGCATGCGGTGGCTCGTCGCCGCCGACGCGGCCTACCGGGCGCTGCCGGAGTACGCCGGCTTCGTGGTGGTGGACGGCAGCGGCTCGCCGGAGGAGGTGTCCCGCCGGATCCGGGCGCACCTGAGCGAGTGGCTGCCGGACGATCCGCCGGCGGTGGCCGGCCCACCCTCGGACGGCACCCCGCGCCCCGGCGGCGGCACCCCGCCCGGCGACGACGCCCGGCGGGACGGTGACGCCGGGCCGTCCGGCGGCGCGGGACGGGACGGTCCGGTGCCGGCTCAGGCCCGCCCGTAG
- a CDS encoding SDR family NAD(P)-dependent oxidoreductase, which translates to MTDRTVLVTGGTGGLGGAVTAAFLRAGWRVVVPEREGGETAPEPSGPVRVVADLLTPEGATRAVTVATAEAAAPLRAVVNLVGGYASGGLVHETPVEEFERMLRINLRPTYLVTQAALPHLVAAGGGAVVCVSARAAVAPFPGAAGYATAKAAVQAFANAVAVEYRTRGVRCNTVLPSVIDTPANRAAQPEADHRRWVPPAEIASVIHFLAGEESAPTSGASVPVYGRA; encoded by the coding sequence ATGACGGATCGCACGGTGCTGGTGACCGGCGGCACGGGTGGGCTCGGCGGCGCGGTCACCGCCGCCTTCCTCCGGGCCGGCTGGCGGGTGGTCGTACCCGAACGGGAGGGCGGGGAGACGGCGCCGGAGCCGTCCGGCCCGGTCCGGGTGGTGGCGGACCTGCTCACCCCCGAGGGAGCGACGCGGGCGGTGACGGTGGCCACCGCCGAGGCCGCGGCGCCGCTGCGCGCCGTGGTCAACCTCGTCGGCGGGTACGCCAGCGGCGGGCTGGTGCACGAGACCCCGGTCGAGGAGTTCGAGCGGATGCTGCGGATCAACCTGCGCCCCACCTACCTGGTCACCCAGGCGGCGCTGCCGCACCTGGTCGCGGCCGGCGGCGGCGCGGTGGTCTGCGTGTCGGCACGGGCGGCGGTGGCGCCGTTCCCCGGCGCGGCCGGCTACGCCACCGCCAAGGCCGCGGTGCAGGCGTTCGCCAACGCGGTCGCGGTGGAGTACCGGACACGCGGCGTGCGCTGCAACACGGTGCTGCCCAGCGTCATCGACACGCCGGCCAACCGGGCCGCCCAGCCGGAGGCCGACCACCGGCGGTGGGTGCCGCCGGCCGAGATCGCCTCCGTGATCCACTTCCTGGCCGGCGAGGAGTCCGCACCGACGAGCGGCGCGAGCGTCCCGGTCTACGGGCGGGCCTGA
- a CDS encoding MurR/RpiR family transcriptional regulator produces the protein MAKSPKISASHEPGGLIVHISGLLPSLSPAEQRVARLVVADPADAARRTITDLATGAETSEATVIRFCRSVGMDGYPQLRIRLAAEAARRVEPPDARVVGGDIPPGADLAQIIATIAFNDARAVEETAEQLDPAVCERVVEAIGAAGRIDVYGAGASGFVASDFQQKLHRIGRIAFYFPDVHTALTSAALLSRGDVAVGISHTGTTSDVIEVLEQARARGATTVALTNFPRSPITEVADHVLTTAARETTYRSGATASRLAQLTVVDCLFVGVAARSRARTKKALEATAEAVQSRRVGPGRRRA, from the coding sequence GTGGCGAAGAGTCCGAAGATTTCTGCGAGTCACGAGCCCGGTGGACTGATCGTCCACATCAGCGGCCTCCTGCCGTCGCTGTCCCCGGCCGAGCAGCGGGTGGCCCGGCTGGTCGTCGCCGATCCGGCGGACGCGGCCCGGCGCACCATCACCGACCTCGCCACCGGCGCCGAGACATCCGAGGCGACCGTGATCCGGTTCTGCCGCTCGGTCGGCATGGACGGCTACCCCCAGCTGCGGATCCGGCTCGCCGCCGAGGCCGCCCGCCGGGTCGAGCCGCCGGACGCCCGGGTGGTCGGCGGCGACATCCCGCCCGGCGCCGACCTGGCCCAGATCATCGCCACCATCGCGTTCAACGACGCACGGGCCGTCGAGGAAACCGCCGAGCAGCTCGACCCGGCGGTCTGCGAGCGGGTGGTCGAGGCGATCGGCGCGGCCGGCCGGATCGACGTCTACGGCGCGGGCGCCAGCGGCTTCGTCGCCTCCGACTTCCAGCAGAAGCTGCACCGCATCGGCCGCATCGCGTTCTACTTCCCGGACGTGCACACCGCGCTCACCTCCGCCGCGCTGCTGAGCCGCGGCGACGTCGCGGTCGGCATCTCCCACACCGGCACCACGTCCGACGTGATCGAGGTCCTGGAGCAGGCCCGGGCGCGCGGCGCCACCACCGTGGCGCTCACCAACTTCCCCCGCTCACCGATCACCGAGGTCGCCGACCACGTGCTCACCACCGCCGCCCGGGAGACGACCTACCGGTCCGGCGCGACGGCCAGCCGGCTGGCCCAGCTCACCGTGGTCGACTGCCTCTTCGTCGGGGTGGCCGCCCGGAGCCGGGCCCGCACCAAGAAGGCCCTCGAGGCCACCGCCGAGGCGGTCCAGTCGCGTCGGGTGGGTCCCGGGCGGAGGCGGGCATGA
- the murQ gene encoding N-acetylmuramic acid 6-phosphate etherase, whose protein sequence is MTAGRVERDEVTAARPVVRVGAPTERRNPQSVDLDLMSTRDVLTVINEADRRVPAAVAAVLDEIAETVDLAVAALRGGRRVHYFGAGTSGRLGVLDAAELAPTFNSPRHWFCAHLAGGPEAMWRAVEDAEDDERGGAAEAAECVRAGDLVVGLAASGRTPYVLGALAASRSSGAGTVLLCANPEAEAATSVDVFIGVDTGPEVVTGSTRMKAGTAQKLVLNTFSTAVMVRLGRVYSNLMIDMVATNAKLRGRMISILMEATGCAEEVCAVALREADGDLKTALVSLVSGAEVPAARAALARAADQVRGALALLAS, encoded by the coding sequence ATGACGGCGGGCCGGGTGGAGCGGGACGAGGTGACCGCGGCGCGTCCGGTGGTGCGGGTCGGCGCGCCGACCGAACGGCGTAACCCGCAGAGCGTCGACCTCGACCTGATGTCGACCCGGGACGTGCTCACCGTGATCAACGAGGCGGACCGTCGGGTCCCGGCCGCGGTGGCCGCCGTCCTGGACGAGATCGCCGAGACCGTCGACCTGGCCGTGGCCGCGCTGCGCGGCGGACGCCGGGTGCACTACTTCGGCGCCGGCACCTCCGGCCGCCTGGGCGTGCTGGACGCGGCCGAACTGGCCCCCACGTTCAACTCGCCGCGGCACTGGTTCTGCGCCCACCTGGCGGGCGGTCCGGAGGCCATGTGGCGGGCCGTCGAGGACGCCGAGGACGACGAGCGCGGCGGCGCCGCCGAGGCCGCCGAGTGTGTGCGCGCCGGGGACCTGGTGGTCGGTCTGGCGGCCAGCGGGCGCACCCCGTACGTCCTCGGTGCGCTCGCCGCGTCCCGGTCCTCCGGCGCCGGGACGGTGCTGCTCTGCGCGAATCCGGAGGCCGAGGCCGCCACGTCGGTGGACGTGTTCATCGGGGTGGACACCGGACCCGAGGTGGTCACCGGGTCGACCCGGATGAAGGCCGGCACCGCGCAGAAGCTGGTGCTCAACACGTTCTCCACGGCCGTGATGGTGCGTCTCGGCCGGGTCTACTCGAACCTGATGATCGACATGGTGGCCACCAACGCCAAGCTGCGCGGCCGGATGATCTCGATCCTGATGGAGGCCACCGGCTGCGCCGAGGAGGTCTGCGCCGTCGCGCTGCGGGAGGCCGACGGCGACCTCAAGACCGCCCTCGTCTCGCTGGTCTCCGGCGCCGAGGTGCCGGCCGCCCGGGCCGCCCTGGCCCGCGCCGCCGACCAGGTCCGCGGCGCCCTGGCCCTGCTCGCCTCCTGA
- a CDS encoding sigma-70 family RNA polymerase sigma factor — translation MARNRATGASEGTVAIVDKNIGMRTDEVAEERDLVGVYLHEISRTPLLDAAREVDLSKSIEAGLYAEHLLDSDRIPDGATREELERVVADGERAKDLFIRANLRLVVSIARRYVRSGMPMLDLIQEGNTGLVRAVEKFDYERGFKFSTYATWWIRQAISRAIAQQERTVRLPVHLVEDVNRMRNVARQLTRELGSDPEPEQIAASLGVTVERVNELVRWSQDTVSLDTPVGDDGDTNLGDLVADSDAPSPEEIVLTGLERQRIEGLLNHLDDRSAGIMRARYGLEDGREHSLTEVASRFSLSRERIRQLEIQALGRLRELARAEGLQAA, via the coding sequence ATGGCAAGGAACCGGGCAACCGGCGCGAGCGAGGGGACCGTGGCAATCGTGGACAAGAACATCGGCATGCGTACCGACGAGGTCGCCGAGGAGCGGGACCTGGTCGGCGTCTACCTGCACGAGATCTCCCGGACGCCGCTGCTGGACGCCGCCCGGGAGGTGGACCTCTCCAAGTCGATCGAGGCCGGCCTCTACGCCGAGCACCTGCTCGACTCCGACCGGATCCCCGACGGGGCCACCCGGGAGGAGCTGGAGCGCGTGGTCGCCGACGGCGAGCGGGCGAAGGACCTGTTCATCCGCGCGAACCTGCGGCTGGTCGTCTCCATCGCCCGACGCTACGTGCGCTCCGGCATGCCCATGCTGGACCTGATCCAGGAGGGCAACACCGGCCTGGTCCGGGCGGTCGAGAAGTTCGACTACGAGCGGGGCTTCAAGTTCTCCACCTACGCGACCTGGTGGATCCGGCAGGCCATCAGCCGGGCGATCGCCCAGCAGGAGCGGACCGTACGGCTGCCCGTGCACCTGGTGGAGGACGTCAACCGGATGCGCAACGTGGCCCGGCAGCTCACCCGCGAGCTGGGCAGCGACCCGGAGCCCGAGCAGATCGCGGCCTCGCTCGGCGTCACCGTCGAGCGGGTCAACGAGCTGGTCCGCTGGTCGCAGGACACCGTCTCGCTGGACACCCCGGTGGGCGACGACGGTGACACCAACCTCGGTGACCTGGTCGCCGACAGCGACGCCCCGTCGCCGGAGGAGATCGTGCTCACCGGCCTGGAGCGGCAGCGGATCGAGGGGCTGCTCAACCACCTCGACGACCGGTCGGCCGGCATCATGCGGGCCCGCTACGGCCTGGAGGACGGGCGGGAGCACTCGCTGACCGAGGTCGCCTCCCGGTTCTCGCTCTCCCGCGAGCGGATCCGCCAGCTCGAGATCCAGGCCCTCGGCCGGCTCCGCGAGCTGGCCCGCGCCGAGGGGTTGCAGGCGGCCTGA